The genomic window CGTGTCGGGGCGGTCGGGCTGGTCTTGTACGCCGTGGGGGTGTTGTCGCTGCCGCCGTTGGTGTTCACCGCGATGCGGGTGTGGTTCTTGGGGTTCGCGGCGGCGTTGGCGGTCTACTTCAGCGTGGCGCTGGTGTTGGACCTGGGGAGGCGGCGGACGCGGGCCGGGGCAGGCAGGGGCTCCGCCCCGGCCCGGAACGCCGGGGGCGCGGGCGGCGTTCGCGGCGGCGCCGGCGGTGCGGCGGCCGGGGGCACCGCGGGGCCGGGCGCGGTGGCGGAGCGGAATCTGGTGTTGGCGGCGGTGTTGCTGATGGTGGGGGTGACGCTGTCCGAGGAGGCCGTGTGGAGCCGGGTGCTGCCCGACCGGCTGGGTGACGGCGTTTTGACGGATTGCGCGATGATCGGTGTGGTCCTCCTCAACGCGATGGCTCTGGGCTTGCACGCAGTGCGCGCCAAGCGGGAGCTGGGGCGGGCCCAGTCGCGCGAGCGGGAGTTGCGGGAGGCGAACCGCGTGTTGGACGAGTTGGGCGCGGCCAAGACGAGGTTCGTGTCGAACATCAGCCATGAGATGCGAACGCCGCTGACGGTCGTGTCCGCCAACGCGCAGCTGTCGAAGGCGCTGCTGATGGCGGACGCGGACAAAGCCGAGATCGCCGAGCGGCTGGACGTGGTGGACGGCGAGGCGCGCCGCCTGGCCCGCATGGTCGGCGAGGTCCTCCGGTTGAGCATGGTCCAGGAGGGCGCCAAGGGCTTCGCGCGGGTCGACCTGCGGGGTGTCCTGGAGACGGTCGCCGGGGTCTACAGGACTTTGTTGGAGGAGAACGGCAACGCGTTGCGACTGGATCTGCCGCGCGACCTGCCCCACGTCCGGGGCGACGCGGACGGGCTGGTGCAGGTGTTCGTGAACCTGCTGGCCAACGCCAACGCGCACACCCGGGACGGCGAGGTGGCGATCCGCGCGGGCCGCGTGGGCGGGGAGGTCGTGGTGGCTGTGGCGGACACGGGAACCGGCATCGCGCCGGAGCTGCTGGCACGCGTGTTCGAGCGAGGCCGCTCCGGCGACCCGCGGGGCGCGGGGGTGGGGTTGGCGGTCAGCAAGATGGTCGTGGAGCGGCACGGCGGCCGGATCGACGCGGCGAGTCCGCCCGGCGCGGGCGCGACCGTCACCCTGGTGCTGCCCGCCCTTGAGGGCGGGGAGGGCTGATGCGGCGCGGGAAGATCTTGCTCGTCGAGGACAACCTGGAGATCCAGCGGGCGAACGCGCGCCTGCTGCAGCTGAGCGGCTACGCGGTGGCGACGGCGTTCGACTTGGCCGGGGCGAGGGCCGCGGTCGCCAGCGCGGCCCCCGACCTGGTGGTGCTGGACATCCTGCTGCCGGACGGCAGCGGCGTCGCCTTTTGCGAGGAGATCCGGCGGGTGACCGACGTGCCGGTCTTGTTCTTGAGCGCTTTGGGGGAAACCGGCGACGTTGTGGAGGGGCTCCGCGCCGGCGGCGACGACTACCTGCCCAAGCCCTACCACTACGACGAGTTGACGGCCCGGATCGAGGCGTTGCTGCGGCGCGCCCGCCCAGTGTGGGCCCCGACCGTCAGAGTGGGTTTGATCGAAGTCGACCTGGTCTCGCGCCGCGCCTCGGCGAACGGCCGGGACTTGCTCCTCGCCCCCAAAGAGTTCGCCTTGCTGGAGATACTGGCCCGGCGGGCGGGCCAATACGTCTCCGGCGCGGAGTTGTATGAGCGCGCCTGGGGCATGGACCCCGCCGACGACGTCCGCACGGTCTGGGACCACATGTCGAGGCTGCGGCGCAAAATCGGGGCGAACGCGGGCGTGCGCTTCGAAAACGCCCGCGGCAAGGGCTACCGAATAACCGCCCAGCCCGGCCAATAACCCCCACACCCGCCGGTCAGGCGGACACGGGCACCGGCCCGCTCCGACCGCGCCGCCCAACAGTTCGCTGGCGCGGCCAGCCGGCCCCGCCCCGAAACGCCTAAACCCGCGCCCGCCAAGGAGTCATAGCCCACCCGGAAGCCAACCTCGACAAAATACGAGGTTCACCGCTGGGCTCCCCCACGCCGGGAACCCTAACCTTGCGACTGTCATGAATGCGGCCGCGCCGGCCGGCGGGGGAGGCGCGCCCGGCCGTTCCCTTGACGCCCACCCCACATTGAGGAGCGGTTCCACCAGCTCAAAGGCTGCGCTCCCGTACGCCTGCAAGAACCGAAGGAGATCTCGGATGAACACCATCCCCCTCAGGGCGTCCCGCTGGGCCGCCTGTCTAGCGGTGGCTGTGGCCGCGACCGGCGGCGTAATCGCCACCACCGTGGCGCCGGCCCCGACAGCGCTCGCGGGCACGCAGCCTGCCGGCAGTGTCAATGCCAGCCTCAACGCGCTTAGCGCGTTGGGCTTCTCAACTGACCCGGAGGATCTGGCCGGCTATGACAGCAACCGTGGCGCCTACCAGAACAACCCCTTCGGCTCGCGCGAGGGCACGTTCGGCACCAACTACGACGAGCGGCTGACCATCACGCAGAACGGGTCCGAGATGTCCGTTGGGCTGAGCGACTTCGCCCAGCGGGACACAAAGTGGCTGACGGAATCCGCCAACGGCTTTTTCAGCTCAGATGAGCAGGTGATCTCCTCGGTGACGACATCGTTCCTGCCGTACCAGGCCGAGGCTTCGGAGCTGACCCGGCCCCAGCAGGCGGTCGCGGTGGTGTACGCCGCCGTGGTAGGGGGGAACACCGAGGTCCGTTTGCGGGTGCTGGACTTCACGGACAGCGCCACCGCCCCCAAGACGGCGGCGCTCAACGCCAGCTTCCCCTTGGGGCCGGGGGTTCTGGCCCGGGTGAACGGTGTGCCGCGATCAGATCTGGTGTTGAACATGCTGGCCGTGCAGACCACCGATTTCACCGGCGACGGCCTGGCTGACTTGCTGGTCAACCTTCCGGCGGTGGACGCCGCCGGCAACTTGGTCTCCCCGGTGGGCCGACTGGTGGTGTTGGAGCGCGCCCCCGGCACCTATGTCGACCGGGAGGATGCCTGGACCGTCCACGACGCGCCGAATGAGGGCTTCACGCCGGATGAGTTGGAGGTCGTCGACTACACGGGGTCCCTTGACGGGGTAGAGGACGGCACCGCCGCGCCGAACATGGTCTCGCTGACCACCGGCGACGTGAACGGCGACGGCGCCGATGACGTGCTGGCGGCCTTCTCCTATTTCGAGACGATCGACGGCCAGGGCTACACCGAGTCCCATGCCACCGGCGACCGGAAGCGGCTCTACGCGCGCGCCTCGCTGAGCTATCAGCTAGTTGGGTTGGCCGGACGCACGGCCAGCGGCGCCGGGCCTGTTCCCTCGGTGTTCATAGACCAGACTCCCGCCACGCAGCAGCCCAAGCGCCCAGGTGTGTTGGTGACGCGGAACTTCGGGTCGATCGACCTCGACACGTCCGGCTCCGCCGCCAGCGATGTGCAGGTCATAGTGGCCGGCACGGGCGAGCTCCAAGCCGTCGGAAACACCGAGTGGGTCGCCTCTACCACGCAGGTGGGCATCTTCGCCTACCACGCCTTGGACGCGACCACCGGCGAACTCAAACCGCTTCCCCACCAGCGCCTTGGCGGGTCCATCCCTGGAGCGGAACTCAACTACGACCTGTACACCGCTCAGTTCCGACGAGGCGCCTTCCTGCGGGCGATCGCTGATGACCCGGATGCTCCCGGCTGGTTCGAGTTTGTCGAATACACCAGCGAGAAATCGGTCGTGGATAGCGCCCGTGAGCACAGCACCTATTTCGGCAGGGAGAACCTGCCGACGGCCATCGCCGAGATGGAGTTGGACAACCAGGAGCCGGCCAGGGGCCAAGACGGCTACAGCGGCTACCAAGGCGGCATTGGGCTGTTCACAGACGGTTCGATCACCCCGATCGGCCGCCGCCAGCAGACAATCACCCGCGATGGAGGCACACCGGATGACCCATCGGATGACACCACCGAGCAATTCTGGTACTTGCACGTCGGAGGAGATCAAGTCCAGAATAACGCGTTTTACCAATCGCCGGTGGGTTTGCTGTACTACTGTGGGGACTACTCCGACAACCGGGCCGGCAGCGGGCTCGGCACCAAGGACTGGTACATCGACACGGTCGAACGGTGCGTCTACGCGTACGCGAAGATGGAATTCGGCGGTGGGTCGTTGACCTCAAATGCCAATACAGACCTGTACAGTGCTTCGAGCGCCTACTGGGACAACACCTACGCTGATAAGTGGACCCGCTCGGTTTACACCGCCGGGAACCAGGAATACGGCGGGCAGCATCGCACCGACTTCATCCACGGCGTGCAGTCCGGGGCGGTCGAGGGCAGCGATGAATCGATCAAGTGGTATCCCTTCGGTCACATCCGAGACGCGGACAAGTGGTGGTACTGCGAGCAAGAGCTTTTCAGCTGGGAGGATATCCGTGGCACGGGCGGCTGCTTCTTCACCAGGGCCGCCGCGCTGAAGGAACAGGTGCAGTATTTGCTGACACCGGCGACGCCGACCGCGACAGACTTGAGCCCGGACGCGACCGCCGCCAAGCTGGTCTTCCTGGACGGAATCGCGGACTTTGACGACGGCCAAGGTTCCAACTATCTCGGAGAGGACCATCGGTTCCGGGACGAGGGCAAGCAACAGAGGTACCTCAACTACATCGCCGACCGGGAGGATGAGTGCCAGCGTTTCAGCCAGTGCATGCAGACCCTGGTGCTGGGGGCGAAGACCGAGAATCTGAACACGCCCCAGGGTAAAGACCTGGTGTCGGTGCTGTTCCCGGCGGATATCGACGCCGTCACCTACTACTACAAGTACTACCAGGTGGAGTACTCCGAGCCTTCGGTGATCGCGCTGCTGGCCGCGCCGCCACGGTTCAAAGATTTGGAGGCCTTGGATGACGGCGACGCCTTCTCAGACTCCTCGACCAGTTTCTCGCTGAGCACCGGAAGTTCGCAGGAGACCACTTCCACCGGCACCCTCACCGCTGGAATCTTCGCGGAGTACGACCATAGCATTTCGGTCTTCGGCATTAAACTGGCCACATTCAAGGCTTCGGTGGAGGCCACTTACACACACGAATGGGAGCGGGCCAAGCAGACGTCCCGGACCACAACCACCACGTTCTCCACCCACCGGGGCGAGGACACCGTGGCCCTGACGGTCATCCCCACCGACGCCTACTACTTCGACGTGGCCGTACCGGACGGCAAGGGCGGGGTCGGCGTGGCCAGTACCTTTGCCATCAAGGCGCCGTACGCGCCCATCACCACCGCCTGGGAAGTGGGGTATTACAACGAGATCGCGGAACGCTACGGCTTGCCTCAGATTGGCGACGACGTGATCAAACACACGGTGGGGCGCCCGGAAACCTATGCGCAGTACGCGGACGACCCAAGTTTCACCGAGAAGGCCGACTTCTACGTCACCCCCGGCTACGGCACCGCTTCAACGGCGCAGGAGTTGACGTTCGGCGAAGAGAGCACCCAGGGGTCCACCAACGGTTTCAACATCACCACCTCGGTCTGCGCCGGCGGTGGCGGTGCCTGCGTGGGCGTGACTGCCGGCGGAGGCTACACTGAAGGGCGCTTCTACACCGATTTCACTGAGACCACCTTCGCCGGGGAACAGAAGTCCCTGCCGCGCGACCCATCTTGGCCAGCCGGTAGAGAACCCTACAGGTTGTCCTGGCGGCTGCAGGCCAAGTACATCGACTGGCCCAGGGCGGTCTACGACCAGTGCGACTCCTGCGGCGAGGGCTATATGGCCACCTACCCCCAATTCCCGTACATCACCTACGGGGTCAAACAGGTCCGATCTGGCCCCGCCCTGCCGGACAACCTGCGGGTCAACGGGGCGACCAGCCGCTCGGTCACGTTGGCCTGGGAAAACCCGGTCGACCCGGCGAATGAGGCGACCCACTACCAGGTCTATGTCGACGAGGGCTACGGCCTGCAGACCTTGGAGAGTTGGCGCGTCCCCGCGACCGAGACCGGTTTCGCGGTCAACGGCCTAGCGCCGGAGACCACGTACGGCTTCGCCTTGGTGGCGGAGAACGAGAACGCTTTGTCTCCGTTTGATCGGTCTGTCATGTCGACTTCGGTCAGCGCGCGCACCAAGGTGTTCGGCACCAGTTCCCCGGTGGTTCACATGGACACACCCCTGGTGGTGGTGCCAATCGGGGCCTCAGCCCGGCTCGGGGTAAGCGTGGAGCCGGTTGGCGCTGATCTGAACGCCGTCTCCTACCAGTGGGAGCGGGCAAGCGACCAGGGCTGGGTGACACTGACCGGCGCCACCCAGGCGACCCACAGGTTGGACCCGGTGGGGGCGGGAGACTTCGGCATGTACCGCTGCGTGGTGACCGAGCGGATCAGTGGCAAGCCCGTGATGGTCTACTCCGCGACAGCCGAAATCCGGCAGGGCAAGGCCCGCGCCCCGTTGGGTCTGCGGGCCGAGGCCGCCGATGGCGCCAAACGGGTGGACCTCAACCACTACATAACGCTGCGGGCGGACCTGGCGGACATCATGCCCGCGCTGCCGCCCACAGGCCTCATCAAGGTGCACGTCACCGGGCCGGAAGACTTCTTAGAGGAGCTGAGTTTCCGCATCACCGCCACGCAGGGCGAGTTGGTGGCGGGTGCCGAATCCCGGTGGGGGGCGCGCCGGTGGAACGCGGACAGCGGCACGGCTTACCTGCCCGTGGGCGACTACCAGGCGTGGGCGAGCTACGAGGGCGACACGTCCTATCAGGCGGCGACCAGCCCCACGGCCCAGTTCACGGTCTACGACTCCGACGCGGAGCCGCCCACCGCGATCCACACCGTGGAGGCGAGAGCCGAGGCCGGGGGCAGTATCAACCCGGCCGGGGAGACACCGGTGACGGACGGCAATAGCCTGACCGTCACCGCTGTTCCCGCCGAAGGATACGTGTTCACCGGATTCACGGTGGATTCCGCGTCGGCGCCGGTGACGGGTTCGGATTCGTACACGTTCACCGCGGTGGGGGCAGACCACCAGATCGAAGCCCACTTCTTGGAGGCCCTGGACACCGCCGACCAAGTGGTGGCGTTCGACGGCAATCCGCACCACTACCAGGTGCGCCTGGCAGATCCCTCCTCCGGGTTGGCTCCCGCCAGCTTCGCCCTCAGCTACGAGCTGGTCGGCGAGCCAGTCGCGGTGCCCACCGCAGTCGGCACGTACACGGTGCATCTGACCCGGCCGGCCGATTCGGTGGCCTCGGCGATCGACGTCACCCTCCCCACGGGCTTGACCATTGTGGGTGCCGTCCCGGCCGCCCCTGGCACGCCAACCATCGCGGAAAGCGGCGACCAGGGGGACACCATCACGGTCACGTGGGCTCCGTCCGCGCACGATGGCGGCCTGGGACTGTCGTATTACCAGGTCACCTTGGTGGGCGCCGACGGCACCGAGATCAGCCAGGTGGTCAATCCGGGGGCGACGACCGCCGTGTTCAACCAGTTGGCGCCGGGGGCTTACACCGCCACCGTCGAGGCGACCAACGCCATGGGGAGTTCCAGCGCGTCGGAGCCGTCTGAGCTGCTCGGGATTGGCCAAGCGACTGTCCAACGCTTGGTGGTCAGCGTCCAAGCCACGGCGCTGGCCAAAGGCGAGCCGGTGGTCGCCACCGTCGAGGGATTCGACCAATACGGCAACTCTCTGGGCGACCTGACCCACGAGGCGGTCCTGACGACCGAGACTCGGGCGGTGTTCGTTGAGGGCACATCGACGCTCAGCCGGTTCGTGTACACCATCTGGGCCACCTACCAGGTGCCCGGGACTTACACGGTGTTGACCTCCGCGCCGGTCGAGGTCGAGGTCTTCGACCCGGCCTCGCTCGTGGTGGCGGTCTCTGGGACCGCCCGAGTGGGTGAGACGCTCCTGGCCCACAGCCTGATCGATTGGCCGCTGGAGTTGCAGTGGGTGCGCGACGGGGTCGACATCCCCGGCGCGACCGACACGAGCTACAAGCTCACCGCAGCCGATGCGGGCACCGCCATCGCCGTCCGGGCCACCGCCGACTACGGCTCCGGGGAACTCGTCAAGACTTCGGAGCCGCTGGTGATTGGCCGGGCTTCACCGACGCTGACCGCGGCCCTGGTCAAACAGTCCGTCACCACCGAGGAATGCGCCCAGGTTGTGGTCCAAGTGGCAGCCGAAGGCGTGGAGGACATCGACGGAGAGTTGACGGTGACCGTGGGCGATGTGACGGCCACTGGGCAGGTGAGCAACTCCGAGGGCACGGTCACCCTGCCGCTGTTGCCTGCCGGGACGTATGAGGTCAAGATCACCTACGGGGGCTCAACGGCGGTTGAGCCGGCCTTCACGGTGATCCGGAGCCTGACCGTCACCCAGGCCCCCGGCACGGACCCGCCGAGCACGGACCCGCCGGGCACCGACCCGCCGGGCACCGACCCGCCGGGCACCGACCCGCCGGGCACCGACCCGCCGGGCACGGACCCGTCGAACACCGACCCGCCGGGCACGGAGCCGTCGAACACCGACCCGCCGGGCACCGACCCGCCGGGGAGCAACCCGCCAGGCACGGACCCGCCGGGGGCCAACCCGCCGGGGAGCAGGGCACTGCCGGTGACTGGCTCAGGCAGCTTGATCCCGCTGGCCGGCGCCGCCGGGGGCCTGCTGGTGGCTGGCTGGCTGCTGATGGCGGCGGCCCGCCGCCGGCGCCGCATGGCATGAGGCGGGCGGGGCTGGGGGCCAGGGATGGGCTGTCCTTCGTCCCCCCAGCTCCGCCTACATTCTCCGAGCTAGCGGCGCGCCTTGGCCACACCCCGTGGCCGGCGCGCCGCAGCCCGGGGAATAAGCAAGAACGGAAACCTCGCCGGGTGGTCGGCCCTGCTGGAAGACCAGGTCGCGTTCGACGCCGCGTCGGACGGCCGCTTCCCGCTGATCACAAACACCGATCCGAGAGACCTCTCGATCCGGTCAGCGTGGGGGTGAGCAAATCCTTGCCCTGATCCAGAGCAAAGACCCCCGTAGGCCGCGACCGGCCGACGATCAAAGAAGGAGCTGATCCGCACGCCCGGAAGCGGGCCACCTTCGAACGACCACGAGTCGCCCACGCCAGGCTGCGGGGATCGACCTGGGAACCCCTGGCCCAGACGCGTTGAGGGCTGGCCAGCGCCCCACCTGGCCTCAAGGCCCGACAGCCTCCCCAGCCCGGGCCATGCCGCACCCGGCGACCAGGGACGGCCCCGCCGGATCGCCTGCCCGCCCAGCGCCGCCACCGAGGCGGCGTTGACAACCAACGAGTTCCCGCCCGCCGCACACCCCGAAGCCGCCCAGACGCCGCGAGGCGCTGCACCTGCCTCTGCGACATCCAGACGCCGGGCCGCTTCAGCCGTCACCATGTCCACGAAAGCAATAATGGCCGCCTGGGCGACGGATAATGCGCGTGGGCCGCGCGAGGAAGCGGAAAGCCGAGCCACAACGCACCTACCGCTCGGACCGGCCGCCCTTAGCTGGCTGTTTGACCATTGCGAGCGGCGGCTGATACCGTTGCGCCAACCTGCCAGCCACCGGCAGTGCCGCCCCGCCATGAGTTAACGGGTGGCGTTGCCCGATCAGTTTTCAAGGTGCCCGATTATGCGTTTCTTCGCCCATTCGCCTCATCCGAAATCCGATAGCCGTTTGCCACTTAACACCGGTCTGGAACCACCCGTCCTGGCGGGGCGGCCGCGCGGACGGCGTTGGCTGTTGAGAGGCGGCGGCTTTGTGCTGGCTGCGGCCCTGGGCCTGGCGGCCTTTGTGCTGCCAGCCCAACGCAGCGCCGCAAACGCGAGCGGGTTCTACATGGAGAAGACGGTGTTCGGGCCGAACGAAGAGGTTTGGATCATGACCGGCCAACTGAGCTCAGGCTGCGACGGCTGGGTTTCGACGGTCTCCGACCTTTTCGTGGTTCCGCACGGCAGCGTGTCCGGCGGGGGAGGGCTAAGCGACGTCTCCGGCAATCCCAACACTGTTATCAGCTCCTCATTGGGGAGCTCCATTTTCATGGTCGGGATTGGCTGGACGGCGCCTGGAGGCACAATCGGCCCGGGCACCTATGACATAGTCGAGGATGTTTGCCAAGATGGGCAATTCAACGCCGGCGAAGATTCGATCCTCAGCCCAGCGTTCACAGTCACGGGAGTCAACCCGCTGAACCCGCCGTCGATCGAAAGCACGCAAGAAATCCAGGCTATGAAGACTGCGGCCGGCAAGCAGGCCACTCATTACGAGAACCTGGCCGAGGGCTGGGACTGGTTCTGGTTTGTTTACGGTATGACCCGCCTCCCGAATGTTGTGGACGGCGCGGACGCCGCGGTTAAGACGCTGATCGACATGGCAACTTGCTCAAGGATGCCCAGCGTTTGGGGGTACGTGTGCCTTGCCGCGGTGTTACGGATGGACAACCGCACAGGCGTGGAGGATCTTCGCGGCATACCGTCCAGCTTCGGCAGGCACCAGGCGCGGGTGTACCGGGGGATCGAAGCGGACCCGCCAGACCCTGACTACGCCGATCCGGTGACGTTGACCCAGGTGGAGGCTTTGGGCACGGGCGAGGGCACCCAGCTGCAAAGGGCCTTCCAAGAGTTGTATTACGCCCAATACGAGGAAGGGACAGCCGCTGAGGCGTTCCTGCACGCGTTGGAACGGTATCAAGGGGCGCAACAGGCCCCGGACGCGGCCGCCGCGTTGGCGCAGGCGCGGGCGGCGTCCAACTACGCCCGCCAGGCGATCGCGGGCATTGGCGCGCAGGCTTCCGCCCGCCAGGCCTTGCTGGGCCTGGAACAGGCGCAAGGCACTCCACTGATCAGCGCCGACATGGCGGCCACGCTGACCGAGATCCACGAAAGACTGGCAGGTGGCGGGTCCCTCACCGCCGAGGAGGTCACCTCTCTTGAGGGCTACGGCCTAGGCCCGGCGCAGCGGCAGGAGTTCGTGGCCGCAGTTGTCGACGATGCCGCTCTGGCCTCCCCGTACATGTCGTTGACCGAGTTAGACGCCGCGTCTTCGGCCACCGAGGCGACCCTGGTCACGGCCTACCAGAAAATGATTGGCCTTTTTGACGGCATAGCGGACCAATTGGAGACGGCTTTGGCTGACGCGAGTCTGCCCGCTCATCCGGCCGTCGCCCTGAGCGGACCCGCGGCAGTCGTGGTGGGCGGGACCGTGACGGTCGCGGCCGCCACCGACGCTGGCAACACTGTGGCTTGGGACACCGACGCGGACGGGGCGTTCGACGACGGGACTGGGACGACGGCATCGGCGGTGGCGGGCCATTTGGGCGCCAACCCGGTGGGCGCTTTGGTGACGGACGCGGCCGGGCGCCAATCGGTGGCTTATCACCTGGTGACGGCCAGCTACTCGGCTTCTCATCCTTTGGCGGTGGCGACGAACCCCGTGGCGGGCGGTGCGGTGAGGGTCGCCAACGGCGAAAAGGCGAGCTTCGATGTCACTCCGGGCCACACGGACGGGTTGGCGGTGACCGTGGCCTGGTATGTGAACGGCCAGGCGGCCGGCACAGGCAACCACCTTGAGGTGGTGGGCCGCTCCACCGCGCCGAACCAATACGTTGAGGCGAAATTGACGGACGTGAACGGCGTCTCAGAGTGGCTCCTTTGGGAAGTTGTGACACCCGCCGCGAGCGGGGCCTCCAACCTGATAGCTGGATTCACGTCCCAGGCTTCGAACGGCCTGGTCGATGTGGCCTGGGACCGGGTGGGCGGCTCCGTGGCGGACGTGTCAAGCAACTACTCCAGCGGCTGGGACGCGCCGCTGGCGATTTCCGCACCGGGCTCGTGGTGCACAGCCTACGGCGCGACTCAGGACCAGTGGATCACAATCGACCTGGGCGCCGACTGGGCGCTGACGGAGGTGCGGCTAACCCCGTATTCGTCCTACTACATGCCGGACAGCGTGGTCTGGTCGGTCGGCGACGCTCCCACCGGGCCGTTCACGGCGTTCGCCAGCGGCTCGTTTGCCACTGCGGGCGTGGCAGAGACTTGGGCCGCCCCGAACGGGACGCATGGCCGTTACCTGCGGCTTGACATCCCCAAGGTGGCGGGCAGCGATCCGTACATTTGCCTAAACCGGATCGAAGCGATGACGGGTCAACTCGGTGGGGCGGAAGTGGCCTTCCGCGATGCCTCGACCGGTCCCGTGGCGGTGACTGGGTGGTCTTGGAGCTTCGGCGACGGCTCAACCTCAACCGAGGCGAATCCGACCCACACGTACGCCGCGCCGGGCACATACCAGGTGTCCTTGAACGCGCTGGACGCGAACGGGACCAGCACGGTCTATCAGCGGCGCCAGGAAGTGGCCGAGCCGGTCACCCCCACCGTTGTCTGGCCGACCGATCTGGTCGAACGGCAGTACGGAACCCTTACGATCGACACCACGGGGCTGGCTTCATACCGCGTGGACTGGGGTAACGGCGTTTCGATCACCGACCAGACCGCCGCGTCGTGGGGGACTACCACAGCCATCTCCTCTCTGAACCCCAACTACGCGGACAGCGGCACCTATCAGGTGACCGTCACAGGCAAGGACGTGTTTGGCCGGGCGACTGGTCCCGTCACGCAAGCGGTGACAGTGGCGAACCAGGCGCCGACCGTGTCTTTGGTGGCCGCGCACGAAGTGTTCGGCGGTCAGCCATGGAACCCCGGCCTGTACGTTTGGGACGCGGACGGCGACCTGCCGACTTTGACGTGCAATTGGGATTACGGGGATGGCGCCACGGCGAGCGGGGTGTGCTCCGCTCTTTCGGCCGCGCAGGGCCATGCCTACTCGCCCGGCACCTACACGGCCACTGTGACCGTCACAGACAAGGACGGCGGCCAGGTGCAGGCCTCGGCGACGGTGGTGGTCAAAGCCTCGCATTATGTGAACGTGTACCCGGTGGCGGGGACCGCGACGGCGGACAGCGTAATCATGCGGGTGAAGGTGTGGAATTGGTTCGATTGGACTGAGGCCGCGGGGGTCGAGGTGGAGTTGTCGGTCGGTTCGACCGTGGTGTCGGTGACGACGGACGCGCACGGTCTGGCGGAGGCGCGGGTGCCCCGTGTTGTGGGTGCGCCGGTGGAGGCGGAGGTGGTGTCAGCGCCCGGCATGACCGCCCCGCAGGGTTCCGATTCCAATGACTTGTCCATGATCGGCAAGCCGCAGGGCGACGTGGTGTTCCTGGTGGACGATTCGGGTTCAATGGGCGGCGCGATTGAAAGCGTGAAGAACAACATTGA from Bifidobacteriaceae bacterium includes these protein-coding regions:
- a CDS encoding fibronectin type III domain-containing protein gives rise to the protein MNTIPLRASRWAACLAVAVAATGGVIATTVAPAPTALAGTQPAGSVNASLNALSALGFSTDPEDLAGYDSNRGAYQNNPFGSREGTFGTNYDERLTITQNGSEMSVGLSDFAQRDTKWLTESANGFFSSDEQVISSVTTSFLPYQAEASELTRPQQAVAVVYAAVVGGNTEVRLRVLDFTDSATAPKTAALNASFPLGPGVLARVNGVPRSDLVLNMLAVQTTDFTGDGLADLLVNLPAVDAAGNLVSPVGRLVVLERAPGTYVDREDAWTVHDAPNEGFTPDELEVVDYTGSLDGVEDGTAAPNMVSLTTGDVNGDGADDVLAAFSYFETIDGQGYTESHATGDRKRLYARASLSYQLVGLAGRTASGAGPVPSVFIDQTPATQQPKRPGVLVTRNFGSIDLDTSGSAASDVQVIVAGTGELQAVGNTEWVASTTQVGIFAYHALDATTGELKPLPHQRLGGSIPGAELNYDLYTAQFRRGAFLRAIADDPDAPGWFEFVEYTSEKSVVDSAREHSTYFGRENLPTAIAEMELDNQEPARGQDGYSGYQGGIGLFTDGSITPIGRRQQTITRDGGTPDDPSDDTTEQFWYLHVGGDQVQNNAFYQSPVGLLYYCGDYSDNRAGSGLGTKDWYIDTVERCVYAYAKMEFGGGSLTSNANTDLYSASSAYWDNTYADKWTRSVYTAGNQEYGGQHRTDFIHGVQSGAVEGSDESIKWYPFGHIRDADKWWYCEQELFSWEDIRGTGGCFFTRAAALKEQVQYLLTPATPTATDLSPDATAAKLVFLDGIADFDDGQGSNYLGEDHRFRDEGKQQRYLNYIADREDECQRFSQCMQTLVLGAKTENLNTPQGKDLVSVLFPADIDAVTYYYKYYQVEYSEPSVIALLAAPPRFKDLEALDDGDAFSDSSTSFSLSTGSSQETTSTGTLTAGIFAEYDHSISVFGIKLATFKASVEATYTHEWERAKQTSRTTTTTFSTHRGEDTVALTVIPTDAYYFDVAVPDGKGGVGVASTFAIKAPYAPITTAWEVGYYNEIAERYGLPQIGDDVIKHTVGRPETYAQYADDPSFTEKADFYVTPGYGTASTAQELTFGEESTQGSTNGFNITTSVCAGGGGACVGVTAGGGYTEGRFYTDFTETTFAGEQKSLPRDPSWPAGREPYRLSWRLQAKYIDWPRAVYDQCDSCGEGYMATYPQFPYITYGVKQVRSGPALPDNLRVNGATSRSVTLAWENPVDPANEATHYQVYVDEGYGLQTLESWRVPATETGFAVNGLAPETTYGFALVAENENALSPFDRSVMSTSVSARTKVFGTSSPVVHMDTPLVVVPIGASARLGVSVEPVGADLNAVSYQWERASDQGWVTLTGATQATHRLDPVGAGDFGMYRCVVTERISGKPVMVYSATAEIRQGKARAPLGLRAEAADGAKRVDLNHYITLRADLADIMPALPPTGLIKVHVTGPEDFLEELSFRITATQGELVAGAESRWGARRWNADSGTAYLPVGDYQAWASYEGDTSYQAATSPTAQFTVYDSDAEPPTAIHTVEARAEAGGSINPAGETPVTDGNSLTVTAVPAEGYVFTGFTVDSASAPVTGSDSYTFTAVGADHQIEAHFLEALDTADQVVAFDGNPHHYQVRLADPSSGLAPASFALSYELVGEPVAVPTAVGTYTVHLTRPADSVASAIDVTLPTGLTIVGAVPAAPGTPTIAESGDQGDTITVTWAPSAHDGGLGLSYYQVTLVGADGTEISQVVNPGATTAVFNQLAPGAYTATVEATNAMGSSSASEPSELLGIGQATVQRLVVSVQATALAKGEPVVATVEGFDQYGNSLGDLTHEAVLTTETRAVFVEGTSTLSRFVYTIWATYQVPGTYTVLTSAPVEVEVFDPASLVVAVSGTARVGETLLAHSLIDWPLELQWVRDGVDIPGATDTSYKLTAADAGTAIAVRATADYGSGELVKTSEPLVIGRASPTLTAALVKQSVTTEECAQVVVQVAAEGVEDIDGELTVTVGDVTATGQVSNSEGTVTLPLLPAGTYEVKITYGGSTAVEPAFTVIRSLTVTQAPGTDPPSTDPPGTDPPGTDPPGTDPPGTDPPGTDPSNTDPPGTEPSNTDPPGTDPPGSNPPGTDPPGANPPGSRALPVTGSGSLIPLAGAAGGLLVAGWLLMAAARRRRRMA